The Streptomyces sp. NBC_00670 genome window below encodes:
- a CDS encoding TIGR02611 family protein: MNTGSDERDQPGGSVAATDETDDGRGLGSRAPEFIKRRRVLHLSWQVGVFVVGLAVVGAGVVMLPLPGPGWLVIFAGMAIWATEFVWAQLVLRWTKRKVTEATQRALDPRVRRRNIILTSVGLVLIAAFVGVYVWKFGLEMPWNIDQ, encoded by the coding sequence ATGAATACGGGGAGTGACGAGCGGGATCAGCCGGGCGGGAGCGTCGCGGCCACGGACGAAACGGACGACGGACGGGGCCTCGGCTCCCGGGCGCCGGAATTCATCAAACGGCGCCGTGTGCTGCACCTGAGCTGGCAGGTGGGCGTCTTCGTGGTGGGGCTGGCCGTCGTCGGCGCCGGCGTGGTGATGCTGCCGCTGCCCGGCCCCGGCTGGCTGGTGATCTTCGCGGGCATGGCGATCTGGGCGACCGAGTTCGTCTGGGCCCAGCTGGTGCTGCGCTGGACCAAGCGCAAGGTGACCGAGGCGACGCAGCGCGCCCTCGACCCGAGGGTACGCCGCCGCAACATCATCCTGACCTCGGTCGGCCTGGTGCTGATCGCGGCGTTCGTGGGCGTGTATGTGTGGAAGTTCGGCCTCGAGATGCCCTGGAACATCGACCAGTAG
- a CDS encoding SsgA family sporulation/cell division regulator yields MNTTVSCELHLRLVVSSESSLPVPAGLRYDTADPYAVHATFHTGAEETVEWVFARDLLAEGLHRPTGTGDVRVWPSRSHGQGVVCIALSSPEGEALLEAPARALESFLKRTDAAVPPGTEHRHFDLDQELSHILAES; encoded by the coding sequence ATGAACACCACGGTCAGCTGCGAGCTGCACCTGCGCCTCGTTGTGTCGAGCGAGTCCTCACTGCCTGTTCCCGCGGGACTGCGGTATGACACGGCCGATCCCTATGCCGTGCACGCCACCTTCCACACCGGAGCCGAGGAGACCGTCGAGTGGGTGTTCGCCCGCGACCTCCTCGCCGAAGGCCTGCACCGGCCGACCGGCACGGGCGACGTCCGTGTCTGGCCGTCCCGCAGCCATGGTCAGGGGGTCGTCTGCATCGCGCTGAGCTCCCCGGAGGGCGAGGCACTGCTCGAGGCCCCGGCGCGGGCCCTGGAGTCCTTCCTGAAGCGGACGGACGCCGCCGTGCCCCCGGGCACGGAGCACCGGCACTTCGACCTCGATCAGGAGCTGTCGCACATCCTGGCGGAGAGCTAG
- a CDS encoding CGNR zinc finger domain-containing protein, producing MLITHDTRRSLDAAVELVNTAPEDDDTADGLADLAALDAFVRRHRMSDVQSLSEFDLSAVRKVRGRFAQIFAAPDARAAAGLINELVAAAGTTPRLTDHDGHDWHVHYFAPGASVADHLAADCGMALAFFVVAGEQERLRRCEAPDCRRAFVDLSRNRSRRYCDSRTCGNRLHVAAYRARRKEAAG from the coding sequence GTGCTGATCACCCACGACACCCGGCGGTCGCTCGATGCCGCGGTGGAACTGGTGAACACCGCGCCGGAGGACGACGACACGGCGGACGGGCTCGCGGATCTCGCCGCCCTCGACGCGTTCGTACGGCGCCACCGGATGAGCGACGTCCAGTCGCTCTCGGAGTTCGACCTCTCCGCCGTGCGCAAGGTCCGCGGCAGGTTCGCGCAGATCTTCGCCGCGCCCGACGCCCGCGCCGCCGCCGGGCTGATCAACGAGCTGGTCGCCGCCGCCGGGACGACGCCCCGGCTGACCGACCACGACGGTCATGACTGGCATGTGCACTACTTCGCGCCCGGCGCGTCCGTCGCGGACCACCTGGCGGCCGACTGCGGGATGGCGCTGGCCTTCTTCGTGGTCGCCGGGGAGCAGGAGCGGCTCCGCCGCTGCGAGGCCCCCGACTGCCGGCGCGCCTTCGTCGATCTGTCCCGCAACCGCTCGCGCCGCTACTGCGACAGCCGCACCTGCGGCAACCGCCTGCATGTGGCGGCCTACCGGGCCCGCCGCAAGGAGGCGGCCGGCTGA
- a CDS encoding DsbA family protein, with protein MSDTSPASPVTPAAPVVLDVWCELQCPDCRRSLDDLHTLRARYGERLELRLRHFPLEKHKHAFAAAQAAEEALAQGKGWPYVEAVLARVAELERAGEPLLVEVARELGLDAEEFDTALIDGRHILIVDADQAEGKAIGVTGTPTYVIGGELLDGGKSQEGLLARIEELADRLLAEAGA; from the coding sequence ATGAGCGACACCTCCCCCGCCTCCCCGGTCACCCCGGCCGCGCCCGTCGTGCTGGACGTCTGGTGCGAACTCCAGTGCCCGGACTGCCGTCGGTCCCTCGACGACCTGCACACGCTGCGCGCCCGCTACGGCGAGCGGCTGGAGCTGCGGCTGCGGCACTTCCCGCTGGAGAAGCACAAGCACGCCTTCGCTGCCGCGCAGGCCGCCGAGGAGGCCCTGGCACAGGGGAAGGGCTGGCCGTACGTGGAGGCCGTCCTCGCCCGGGTGGCGGAGCTGGAGCGGGCCGGCGAGCCGCTCCTCGTCGAGGTGGCCCGGGAACTGGGCCTGGACGCCGAGGAGTTCGACACCGCGCTGATCGACGGCCGGCACATCCTGATCGTCGACGCCGACCAGGCAGAGGGCAAGGCGATCGGCGTGACCGGCACGCCGACGTACGTCATCGGGGGCGAGCTCCTCGACGGCGGCAAGAGCCAGGAGGGGCTGCTCGCCCGCATCGAGGAGCTCGCGGACCGGCTGCTCGCCGAAGCCGGAGCTTGA
- a CDS encoding GNAT family N-acetyltransferase, with product MTTTLRPTEPLQQSADGTRRRHYQVCVNSRPAGEITLSTDPVFGPATGVLDGLRIEEPDRRRGRATVAVLAAEEVARGWGCERIEADVPGGSDAGLRLAAVLGYVPRSRIMVKRLGDTAPALPEGSRARTMTAEEFDVWRGLAVQRYVEACAARGMPAAQAREHAERDQAKRLPQGPATPGVSLAVLEHEGSTVGTLWLSPRDGAAYVWDVEVDAAHRGRGHGRSLMLAAEAYALASGSPEIGLNVFAGNTPAERLYESLGYTTVTHRVRKDLVQGLL from the coding sequence ATGACCACCACCCTGCGGCCGACCGAGCCGCTCCAGCAGTCCGCGGACGGCACCCGGCGGCGCCACTACCAGGTGTGCGTCAACAGCCGTCCGGCCGGCGAGATAACCCTGTCGACCGACCCGGTCTTCGGACCGGCCACCGGCGTCCTGGACGGACTGCGCATCGAGGAACCGGACCGGCGGCGCGGCCGCGCCACGGTGGCCGTGCTGGCCGCGGAGGAGGTCGCCCGCGGCTGGGGCTGCGAGCGGATCGAGGCGGACGTCCCCGGGGGCTCCGACGCCGGCCTGCGGCTGGCCGCCGTGCTCGGATACGTGCCGCGCAGCCGGATCATGGTCAAGCGGCTCGGCGACACCGCGCCCGCGCTGCCCGAGGGCAGCCGGGCCCGGACGATGACCGCCGAGGAGTTCGACGTCTGGCGGGGCCTCGCGGTCCAGCGGTACGTCGAGGCCTGCGCGGCCCGCGGCATGCCCGCGGCGCAGGCCAGGGAGCACGCGGAGCGCGACCAGGCGAAGCGACTGCCCCAGGGGCCCGCCACCCCGGGGGTGTCGCTGGCCGTCCTGGAGCACGAGGGAAGCACGGTCGGCACCCTGTGGCTGAGCCCCCGGGACGGGGCGGCGTACGTGTGGGACGTCGAGGTGGACGCCGCCCACCGGGGCCGGGGCCACGGCCGCTCCCTGATGCTGGCGGCGGAGGCGTACGCCCTCGCCTCCGGCAGCCCCGAGATAGGGCTGAACGTCTTCGCGGGCAACACCCCCGCCGAGCGCCTGTACGAATCGCTCGGCTACACGACGGTGACGCATCGGGTGCGGAAGGATCTGGTGCAGGGCCTGCTGTAG
- a CDS encoding aminotransferase class IV has product MKIWLDGGLQDIDSARVSVLDHGLTVGDGIFETVKAEDGRPFALTRHLDRLTRSARGLGLPDPDHDEIRRACAAVLEANPMPLGRLRLTYTGGHGPLGSDRGNQGTTLVVALGETTRRPDSTAVITVPWTRNERGALTGLKTTSYAENVVALARAREHGASEALFANTVGQLCEGTGSNVFVVLDGEIHTPPVASGCLAGITRALTVEWTGAKETELPLDVLDRAEEVFLTSTLRDVQAVHRIDDRELPGAPGPVTTKAMRVFAERAADDLDP; this is encoded by the coding sequence GTGAAGATCTGGCTGGACGGCGGGCTGCAGGACATCGACTCCGCCCGCGTCTCCGTCCTCGACCACGGACTGACCGTCGGCGACGGCATCTTCGAGACGGTGAAGGCGGAAGACGGCCGGCCGTTCGCCCTGACCCGGCACCTGGACCGGCTGACCCGCTCGGCCCGCGGGCTCGGCCTGCCGGACCCCGACCACGACGAGATCCGCCGTGCCTGCGCCGCCGTCCTGGAGGCCAACCCCATGCCGCTCGGCCGGCTGCGGCTCACCTACACCGGCGGCCACGGCCCGCTCGGTTCGGACCGCGGGAACCAGGGCACCACCCTGGTCGTCGCCCTGGGCGAGACCACCCGGCGGCCCGACTCCACCGCCGTGATCACCGTTCCCTGGACCCGCAACGAACGCGGCGCCCTGACCGGCCTGAAGACCACGTCGTACGCCGAGAACGTCGTCGCCCTGGCCCGCGCCCGCGAACACGGCGCCTCCGAGGCGCTGTTCGCCAACACGGTCGGACAGCTGTGCGAGGGCACCGGCTCCAACGTCTTCGTCGTCCTGGACGGCGAGATCCACACCCCGCCCGTCGCCTCCGGCTGCCTCGCGGGCATCACGCGCGCGCTGACCGTCGAGTGGACGGGCGCCAAGGAGACGGAGCTGCCGCTGGACGTGCTGGACCGGGCGGAGGAGGTCTTCCTCACCTCGACCCTGCGCGACGTCCAGGCCGTGCACCGGATCGACGACCGGGAACTGCCCGGCGCCCCGGGGCCGGTGACCACCAAGGCCATGCGCGTCTTCGCGGAGCGGGCGGCGGACGACCTCGATCCGTGA
- a CDS encoding chorismate-binding protein, with product MLDLPPLARFGGLLATGLLDVTADPAALDSAGFWAVCADFEGRTVCARFRDVRPAPVPAPVPGAWRGPAPGAWTSSLDRAAYTAGVRRIRDHIAAGEVYQANLCRVLSAPLAPDADVDALTALLAAGNPAPYAGTMRLPGHGVEIATASPELFLRRTGNVVESGPIKGTGRTEADLLDKDHAENVMIVDLVRNDLGRVCVPGSVTVPDLCAVEKHPGLVHLVSTVRGELRAGTGWPGLLAAAFPPGSVTGAPKPSALRIIDALETAPRGPYCGGIGWVDADRGTGELAVGIRTFWADRAAGVLRFGTGAGITWGSDPEREWRETELKASRLLAIASGTHDYDGSGTDDASRTYDDERGGTA from the coding sequence GTGCTGGACCTGCCCCCTCTCGCCCGCTTCGGCGGCCTCCTCGCCACCGGGCTCCTCGACGTCACCGCCGATCCGGCCGCCCTCGACTCCGCCGGTTTCTGGGCCGTGTGCGCCGATTTCGAGGGCCGTACGGTCTGCGCCCGCTTCCGTGATGTACGGCCCGCTCCGGTGCCCGCCCCCGTGCCGGGCGCCTGGCGCGGCCCGGCCCCCGGTGCCTGGACGTCCTCCCTCGACCGTGCCGCGTACACCGCGGGCGTACGGCGGATCCGCGACCACATCGCGGCCGGCGAGGTCTACCAGGCCAACCTCTGCCGTGTGCTGTCCGCCCCGCTGGCGCCCGACGCCGACGTCGACGCGCTGACCGCCCTGCTGGCCGCCGGCAACCCCGCGCCGTACGCGGGAACGATGCGTCTGCCCGGGCACGGCGTGGAGATCGCCACCGCCTCACCCGAACTCTTCCTGCGCCGCACCGGGAACGTCGTCGAGTCCGGCCCCATCAAGGGCACCGGGCGCACCGAGGCCGACCTCCTCGACAAGGACCACGCCGAGAACGTGATGATCGTGGACCTCGTCCGCAACGATCTCGGACGCGTGTGTGTCCCCGGCAGTGTGACCGTCCCCGACCTGTGCGCCGTCGAGAAGCATCCGGGCCTGGTGCACCTGGTCTCCACGGTCCGCGGCGAACTGCGCGCGGGAACCGGCTGGCCCGGGCTGCTCGCCGCCGCGTTCCCGCCCGGCTCCGTCACCGGCGCCCCCAAGCCCAGCGCCCTGCGGATCATCGACGCGCTGGAGACCGCGCCCCGCGGCCCCTACTGCGGCGGCATCGGCTGGGTCGACGCCGACCGGGGGACCGGCGAACTGGCGGTCGGGATCCGCACCTTCTGGGCCGACCGCGCGGCCGGGGTCCTGCGCTTCGGCACCGGCGCCGGCATCACCTGGGGCTCGGACCCGGAGCGGGAGTGGCGCGAGACCGAACTCAAGGCGTCCCGGCTGCTGGCGATAGCGTCGGGCACGCACGACTACGACGGGTCGGGTACGGACGACGCGTCGCGCACGTACGACGACGAGCGTGGAGGAACCGCGTGA
- a CDS encoding TFIIB-type zinc ribbon-containing protein, with amino-acid sequence MQCPKCHAPMHTYNRNGIQIEQCSGCRGIFLDYGELESLTRLESQWAQPAPPPPAAPQAYPAAPAWGAPHGGGHYGGHHHRHKSFGHMLFSS; translated from the coding sequence ATGCAGTGTCCGAAGTGCCATGCGCCGATGCACACGTACAACCGCAACGGCATCCAGATCGAGCAGTGCAGCGGCTGCCGGGGGATCTTCCTGGACTATGGCGAGCTGGAGTCGCTGACGCGTCTGGAGTCCCAGTGGGCGCAGCCCGCCCCGCCGCCCCCGGCCGCGCCGCAGGCCTACCCCGCCGCCCCCGCCTGGGGCGCGCCGCACGGCGGCGGTCACTACGGCGGCCACCACCACCGTCACAAGAGCTTCGGCCACATGCTGTTCTCCAGCTGA
- a CDS encoding aminoglycoside phosphotransferase family protein → MTVLPALLTAARAAAHPRPREPDAPCTCTPHPLTDRPDATVVRHAGTVAKAHAPGTDPTALTLRLATATALPRVLLAPLRPDPVTLHDRLVTFWPYGTPVDPETPDDAPWEAAATLLAHLHNSPAPTSTPLPPMRGPAKAAHAMTRLRAAAPHPARTPVERAWSTLPPWARAEAPMPPSTTVCHGDLHLGQLVRHPAETGTGAWRLIDVDDLGTGVPAWDLARPAAWYACGLLPPDEWTRFLTAYRRAGGPAVPAEGDPWPALEVAARALTVQTAALTVVKALAADRPLDEVEQAVVDACARMEPQDAAGSVR, encoded by the coding sequence ATGACCGTCCTCCCCGCCCTCCTCACCGCCGCCCGCGCGGCAGCGCACCCGCGGCCGCGCGAGCCCGACGCCCCCTGCACCTGCACCCCCCACCCCCTCACCGACCGCCCCGACGCCACCGTCGTCCGCCACGCCGGCACCGTCGCCAAGGCCCACGCCCCCGGCACCGACCCCACCGCCCTCACCCTCCGCCTCGCCACCGCCACCGCCCTCCCCCGCGTCCTCCTCGCCCCCCTCCGCCCCGACCCCGTCACGCTCCACGACCGCCTCGTCACCTTCTGGCCCTACGGCACCCCCGTGGACCCCGAAACCCCCGACGACGCCCCCTGGGAAGCCGCCGCCACCCTCCTCGCCCACCTGCACAACAGCCCCGCCCCCACCTCGACCCCGCTGCCCCCCATGCGCGGCCCCGCCAAGGCCGCCCACGCCATGACCCGCCTGCGCGCCGCCGCCCCCCACCCGGCCCGCACCCCCGTGGAACGCGCCTGGTCCACCCTCCCGCCCTGGGCCCGCGCCGAGGCCCCCATGCCCCCGTCCACCACCGTCTGCCACGGCGACCTCCACCTCGGCCAACTCGTCCGCCACCCCGCGGAGACCGGAACCGGCGCCTGGCGTCTGATAGACGTCGACGACCTCGGCACCGGCGTCCCCGCCTGGGACCTCGCCCGCCCCGCCGCCTGGTACGCCTGCGGCCTGCTGCCCCCCGACGAGTGGACCCGGTTCCTCACCGCCTACCGACGGGCCGGCGGCCCCGCCGTTCCCGCCGAGGGCGACCCCTGGCCCGCCCTGGAGGTCGCCGCCCGCGCCCTGACCGTGCAGACCGCCGCGCTCACCGTCGTCAAGGCGCTCGCCGCGGACCGCCCCCTGGACGAGGTCGAACAGGCGGTCGTGGACGCCTGCGCCCGCATGGAACCGCAGGACGCGGCCGGATCCGTCCGATAG
- a CDS encoding serine/threonine protein kinase, translating to MDMAMMRLRREDPRVVGSFRLHRRLGAGGMGVVYLGSDRRGQRVALKVIRPDLAEDQEFRSRFAREVSAARRIRGGCTARLVAADLEADRPWFATQYVPGPSLHDKVADEGALPAADVAAVGAALSEGLVAVHEAGVVHRDLKPSNILLSPKGPRIIDFGIAWATGASTLTHVGTAVGSPGFLAPEQVRGAAVTPATDVFSLGATLAYAATGDSPFGHGSSEVMLYRVVHEEAHLRGVPDALAPLVRACLAKDPEERPSTLQLSLRLKEIAAREAQGLTDARPPAQRGSPDLPDRPSGRLAELYAEQRTQRRPQDDSPATPPPRSGGSRAAGDPRPTGGSRPGGDVRPGGGARPAGGARPNGGSRANGGSRSGPRQQPPAQRGSTRSGSGSGAGRRPASRKGGRPAPRTNGTGRRPANPRLLRQRIFVFVVVTLLVALGIAAAQGCQGPANGLRDDDRGRTDVRQTQPHQQSDHPSYERSDDTGTGQGDGAGGRAA from the coding sequence ATGGACATGGCGATGATGCGCCTGAGGCGTGAGGACCCGCGTGTCGTCGGCTCGTTCAGGCTGCACCGGCGGCTCGGCGCGGGCGGCATGGGTGTGGTCTACCTGGGTTCCGACCGGCGCGGCCAGCGGGTCGCGCTGAAGGTGATCCGGCCCGACCTCGCGGAGGACCAGGAGTTCCGGTCGCGCTTCGCGCGCGAGGTCTCGGCGGCGCGGCGGATCCGGGGCGGCTGTACGGCACGACTGGTGGCGGCGGACCTGGAGGCGGACCGGCCGTGGTTCGCCACGCAGTACGTGCCGGGTCCCTCGCTGCACGACAAGGTGGCCGACGAGGGCGCGCTGCCGGCCGCCGACGTGGCCGCCGTGGGTGCCGCGCTGTCCGAGGGGCTGGTGGCGGTGCACGAGGCCGGGGTCGTCCACCGCGATCTGAAGCCCTCGAACATCCTGCTGTCCCCCAAGGGCCCCCGGATCATCGACTTCGGCATCGCGTGGGCCACGGGTGCCTCGACGCTCACGCACGTCGGCACGGCGGTCGGCTCGCCCGGCTTCCTCGCGCCCGAGCAGGTGCGCGGCGCCGCGGTCACGCCGGCCACGGACGTGTTCTCGCTCGGTGCCACGCTCGCCTACGCGGCGACCGGCGACTCGCCCTTCGGGCACGGCAGTTCCGAGGTGATGCTGTACCGCGTGGTGCACGAGGAGGCGCACTTGCGCGGGGTGCCGGACGCACTGGCCCCGCTGGTGCGGGCCTGTCTCGCCAAGGACCCGGAGGAGCGGCCGAGCACGCTGCAACTGTCGCTGCGGCTGAAGGAGATCGCCGCCCGGGAGGCGCAGGGTCTGACGGACGCCCGGCCGCCGGCCCAGCGCGGCTCCCCCGATCTGCCGGACCGTCCCTCGGGGCGGCTCGCGGAGCTGTACGCGGAGCAGCGCACCCAGCGGCGCCCGCAGGACGACTCGCCCGCCACTCCCCCGCCCCGGTCCGGCGGCTCGCGGGCCGCCGGTGACCCGCGGCCCACCGGCGGTTCTCGGCCGGGCGGCGACGTACGGCCGGGCGGTGGCGCCCGGCCCGCCGGGGGCGCGCGGCCGAACGGTGGTTCCCGGGCGAACGGCGGTTCCCGCTCCGGTCCGCGGCAGCAGCCGCCCGCGCAGCGGGGCAGCACCCGTTCGGGTTCCGGTTCCGGCGCGGGCCGCCGTCCCGCGTCCCGCAAGGGCGGTCGGCCCGCGCCGCGTACGAACGGCACCGGGCGGCGGCCCGCCAATCCCCGGTTGCTGCGTCAGCGGATCTTCGTGTTCGTCGTGGTGACGCTGCTCGTCGCGCTCGGCATCGCCGCGGCGCAGGGCTGCCAGGGCCCGGCCAACGGTCTGCGCGACGACGACCGGGGGCGGACGGACGTACGGCAGACGCAACCTCACCAGCAGTCGGACCACCCTTCGTACGAACGGTCGGACGACACCGGGACCGGGCAGGGCGACGGGGCCGGGGGCCGGGCCGCCTGA
- a CDS encoding TrmH family RNA methyltransferase, which translates to MAEILNVEDPDDPRLHDYTDLTDVELRRRREPAEGLFIAEGEKVIRRAGEAGYAMRSMLLSAKWVEPMRDVLDTLTVPVYVVSPELAERVTGYHVHRGALASMRRKPLPTAGELLGTARRVAVMEAVNDHTNIGAIFRSAAALGMDAVLLSPDCADPLYRRSVKVSMGAVFSVPYARLDQWPGSLAAVREAGFDLLALTPDAAATSLDEAAPHRRERVALMLGAEGDGLSRRALAAADERVRIPMSHGVDSLNVGAAAAVAFYAVTAGRPRD; encoded by the coding sequence GTGGCAGAGATCCTGAACGTCGAGGACCCCGACGACCCGCGCCTGCACGACTACACGGACCTGACCGACGTGGAACTGCGCCGCCGGCGCGAACCCGCCGAGGGCCTGTTCATCGCCGAGGGCGAGAAGGTCATCAGACGGGCCGGCGAGGCCGGTTACGCGATGCGGTCGATGCTGCTGTCCGCCAAGTGGGTCGAGCCGATGCGCGACGTCCTCGACACGCTCACCGTCCCGGTCTACGTGGTGAGCCCCGAGCTCGCCGAACGCGTCACCGGCTACCACGTGCACCGCGGCGCGCTCGCCTCCATGCGGCGCAAGCCCCTGCCCACCGCGGGCGAACTCCTGGGCACCGCACGCCGGGTCGCGGTGATGGAGGCGGTCAACGACCACACCAACATCGGCGCCATCTTCCGCTCGGCCGCCGCCCTCGGCATGGACGCCGTCCTGCTCTCCCCGGACTGCGCCGACCCGCTCTACCGCCGCAGCGTCAAGGTCTCCATGGGCGCCGTCTTCTCGGTGCCCTACGCCCGCCTCGACCAGTGGCCGGGCAGCCTGGCGGCGGTGCGCGAGGCCGGGTTCGACCTGCTCGCCCTCACCCCCGACGCCGCGGCCACGAGCCTCGACGAAGCCGCCCCGCACCGGCGGGAGCGGGTCGCACTGATGCTCGGCGCGGAGGGCGACGGACTGTCCCGGCGGGCACTGGCCGCCGCGGACGAACGGGTCCGCATCCCCATGTCCCACGGCGTCGACTCGCTCAACGTGGGCGCCGCCGCCGCGGTCGCCTTCTACGCGGTGACGGCGGGCCGCCCGCGGGACTGA
- the cobA gene encoding uroporphyrinogen-III C-methyltransferase codes for MAEHPAYPVGLRLAGRRVVVLGGGQVAQRRLPALIAAGADIHLISPSATPSVEAMADTGEITWTRRPYEDGDLADAWYALIATGDHAANTAASAEAERHRVWCVRADDADAATAWTPATGHSEGVTVAVLTTSARGRDPRHTAAVRDAVVEGLRDGTLVAPHHRTRTPGVALVGGGPGDPDLITVRGRRLLAEADVVIADRLGPRDLLAELPPHVEVIDAAKIPYGRYMAQEAINNALIEHAKQGKSVVRLKGGDPYVFGRGMEEVRALAEAGIACTVVPGISSSISVPGAAGVPVTHRGVAHEFTVVSGHVAPDDGRSLVDWPALARLTGTLVILMGVDKIGRIAETLVAHGKAPDTPVALIQEGTTTAQRRVDATLATVAETVRTEDVKPPAVIVIGPVVHVGPERGE; via the coding sequence ATGGCCGAACACCCCGCCTACCCCGTGGGCCTGCGTCTCGCCGGCCGCCGTGTCGTCGTCCTCGGCGGTGGCCAGGTCGCCCAGCGCCGCCTGCCCGCGCTGATCGCGGCCGGCGCCGACATTCACCTGATCTCGCCCTCCGCCACCCCCTCCGTCGAGGCGATGGCCGACACCGGCGAGATCACCTGGACCCGCCGCCCCTACGAGGACGGCGACCTCGCCGACGCCTGGTACGCGCTGATCGCCACCGGCGACCACGCGGCCAACACCGCCGCCTCCGCCGAGGCCGAACGCCACCGCGTGTGGTGCGTGCGCGCGGACGACGCCGACGCCGCCACCGCCTGGACCCCGGCCACCGGACACAGCGAGGGCGTCACCGTCGCCGTGCTCACCACCAGCGCCCGCGGCCGCGACCCCCGGCACACCGCCGCCGTCCGCGACGCGGTCGTCGAGGGGCTGCGCGACGGCACCCTCGTCGCCCCGCACCACCGCACCCGCACCCCCGGCGTCGCCCTGGTCGGCGGCGGGCCCGGCGACCCCGACCTGATCACCGTGCGCGGCCGCCGCCTGCTCGCCGAGGCCGACGTCGTCATCGCCGACCGCCTCGGCCCCCGCGACCTGCTCGCCGAACTCCCGCCGCACGTCGAGGTGATCGACGCGGCGAAGATCCCCTACGGCCGTTACATGGCCCAGGAGGCCATCAACAACGCGCTGATCGAGCACGCGAAGCAGGGCAAGTCGGTCGTCCGGCTCAAGGGCGGCGACCCCTACGTCTTCGGCCGGGGCATGGAGGAGGTGCGGGCGCTCGCCGAGGCGGGCATCGCCTGCACCGTCGTCCCCGGCATCTCCAGCTCCATCTCGGTGCCGGGCGCGGCCGGAGTCCCCGTCACCCACCGAGGCGTCGCCCACGAGTTCACCGTCGTCAGCGGCCATGTCGCCCCCGACGACGGCCGCTCCCTGGTCGACTGGCCGGCCCTCGCCCGGCTCACCGGCACGCTCGTCATTCTCATGGGCGTCGACAAGATCGGCCGCATCGCCGAGACCCTCGTCGCCCACGGCAAGGCCCCCGACACCCCGGTGGCCCTGATCCAGGAGGGCACGACGACCGCCCAGCGCCGGGTCGACGCCACGCTGGCCACCGTCGCCGAGACGGTACGGACCGAGGACGTCAAGCCGCCCGCGGTCATCGTGATCGGCCCCGTCGTGCACGTGGGCCCGGAGAGGGGCGAGTAG